In Myxocyprinus asiaticus isolate MX2 ecotype Aquarium Trade chromosome 27, UBuf_Myxa_2, whole genome shotgun sequence, the DNA window gTTGTTAATGTTGCTACACACTACCAGCCGATCAATCTAAAGACAAAATGCTCAGAAAAGCCTAGGAACTCAATTTCGTTCTTTGTTTCGCGGGAAATATTATACGGACGGACTAAACGAGACCAGCCAgcgtgtgattttttttcttttgtcacaGTTCTACATTAAGTTTTCGAACGTTTATCGTCAATGACGCCGCGTATAAAATAAGCGGAAAGTAGATAGTATGTCTGCGGCTTGTAACGCACACGAAAGTAATTCAGACAGCTGTTCTAGTCAAGTCGCGACACGAATGCGAGCTCGAGTCCTGCGCTTGCTATTTATCACACCGTTATGAGTGACGTGTAACTGATTTCAGGAGTCTATAATCAAGcatcaaaagacataaacaaacatgaattAGCTTTATGGTTTATCTTTAGCGTTTAAAGTGCGGTTAGTGTTGTATCGGCTATGAAAGGGAGCATTCAAGGCGGCAACTTGAAGAATGCGATTTAAAGTTGCAGATCGTTTATGATGGAGACAAACAACATATTTTAACTTGAGATTTTAACATGTAGGTGacatgatcctaaaacaaatccCGTATCGGTGAATAATACGTGAATAGATTCAGTCTGTCTGCTTCAGCGTGGTACATTGTTGCACTGGAAGGCACAAAGATGATGTACTCTTCACGCAGAAAACCAGTGCTGTATTTCAAAGATGACAGAAGGTAAGCATTTTGAGatcataaaatgcatttttgaacaTGTAACCACTCTATTTTATTCTTATATATTCATATACCTGGTTTGTTGTAATAATTTGGAAAGTGTGCTCTGTGGGTTTGGATAACCCACTGTGTGACTGTGGAAGAATGTAATTCCAGTTTGCTAGTGGCTGATATTTGTGTTTGATAATTTCAAGAAGTGAAAGCCAAAGGCTGCATCATCATGGAGAAGTTCAGTGAGTATGTGGTGTAGTGCCTTATTCAGGAGTGTGAGGAGTTTGTGTCATTGAGCTAAGCCAGCTGTGCACAGATGCATGGGCTCTGCTGTGTCTTTAATGGAATAGCTctcccacaaatgaaaattccctcatcatttactcacgctcataaATACCATCCCAaatatgaatgactttctttcttctgcagaacacaagcaaatatttttagaagaatatttcagctctgtaggtccatacagtgctagtgaatggtgaccaaaactttgaagctccaaaaagcacacaaaggcagcatacaagaaaattgatacgactccagtggtttaatccatgtcttctgaagcaatccagtcagttttgggtgagaacagaccaaaatgtaactcctttttcactgtacatcagaTCGagatggagttgtatggattacttttatactgcctttgtgctttctcgagcttcaaagctctggtcactatttacttgcattgtatggacctacagagctgaaatatttgtataaaaatcttcatttgtgttctgcagaagtaagtaagtcatacggatctgagatggcatgagggtgagaaaatgatgagaactATTTGTTTAAGGCCAACAACTCTAGTTTGTCTCACAATATAGCTATGGTTGCTGTTGATCTATGTATTATCATATTCTAACATTGTTTATCTTAACATGCTTGTAAAGTGTGACTGGAACTTCATCCAAGTAACTGAAGTTTTAAACACTGACTTTGTTTGCAGAGACTGTTGTTAACGTGGATTCCATTGAATGATGCTTGAAAAGCCGTTTTGTATGTCACATTTCAAGTTTATCTTGCATTTATGTTTTcagttttttatcaagaaaatgcaCCGTCTGGAAGCTTTTCGGGCTCTGCATTGTGTTTGTTCTGGGGTCTCTTCTTTGGGTGCAGCTGACTTGTTCAGGAGACATGAGCCAGGCTGTTGGATACAGCCACCTCCCTCACCAGCCCTGTCCTATGGAGAGACAAGCTTCCTCTGTTGATGACCCATCCTGGGGCCCTCACAAAATGGCCCTCATCGTTCCATTCAGAGAGCGCTTTGAAGAGCTTCTTGTATTTGTCCCATATATGCACGCTTTTCTCAACAAAAAGAAAATACGGCATAAAATATTCATTATCAACCAAGTGGATCGCTTTCGGTGAGTAGCttttacatgtttgtgtttatCGATGGGGTTTGTTTATTGCCCAAGTTGGGTAATGTGTGATGATTAATGTACTCTTTGTTCATTATACAatgaacagtgtttttttttttttttgctagtctAGTCAGGACAGTAGTTCAGAATTTATACTAGTAGTAGTAGTTCAGATTTTTAATAATTGCtttgccaacattttcactggccccaccacaaaaatgatacattttagaaTTGTGCCGGGAAAAAAATATTTACGTAGTTTTCTTAAAAATTCTACACTACTTTAAAACACACGTGTTATCTCTTAGGATCAAATTTGTGCTTTTGGATGAAACAAATAAGGATTTTTATTTGAATGCACTTAATGTCTTTCAGATTCAATCGAGCTTCACTTATTAATGTTGGCTATATGGAGAGTGATAATGACACCGACTACATTGCGATGCATGATGTAGACTTGTTGCCGCAGAATGAGGATCTAGACTATGGATTCCCAGATGAGGGACCCTTCCATGTGGCCTCACCAGAGCTTCATCCCTTATATCATTATAAGACTTATGTGGGTGGGATCCTGTTGCTCACCAAGAAACATTATCAGATGGtaagataaataaaatataccaaaaaaataataattattgtttcataaaataaaaaatgtgatttttgattTCTACCTGAAGTGCAATGGAATGTCAAATCGCTTCTGGGGATGGGGAAGAGAAGATGATGAATTCTTCAGAAGACTGCGAACTGCTGAACTTCAAGTACAAAAGAACTGAAAGAAACACATTTGCTTTATAATTAGAGCAGCTTTTACCCATGAATATTTTTTgaaatgtgatgtatttctgatttggtaaaaatgatttgatttgtaaTAACATAAATCTCTGCAGCTTTTTAGGCCAAAGGGTATTACTACAGGAACTAAAACATTCAAACATATCCATGATCCAGCTTGGAGAAAGAGAGATCAGAAGCGGATTGCTGCACAAAAGCaggtagaaataataataataataataataataaaagtctacATGGGTTTATGAATCTGTACTAAGCTAGATCTTGAAAGGAAAGCCTTGTTGAAATGTTTTTAACACTATCactagtttatttttttctgaaagtcatgagaATTCCCAACACTGTGTCATttccatctcaaattctgtactgTGTGTAATAGAATTCTGTGAgggaaatgatgatgatgatgaagtcaAACTCCATTGACTTGCTAAGACTAAtgtcatagctaacattttatgtatcctaaatgcacacaattaaacaatattttttcaccttttgcataatttggcaaaattccagcttgattggaaatgatgcccaataaaaaatattctgctcacaggAAATATTTACTTTGGTTTTTCTTGGTTATTTTAGCACAAGCATACTCTTTAGTAACACATTTGTCTTCAACTTTTGAAAAAACACTTGATCAGGTGCAAAATTGTTTGGTTTGGTAGAAATGAGCCACATCTGTGGGAcggttgtaataaaaataaaaaaaaatgatagaaataagtaatttaatattgaaaagagtaaaacagtaaaatctgtacataaaaggcatttgaaaagtaccaaaaataaatgatgaaagcatGGTCAAAAGTTTCCAAggcagttttaatgagaccttcatataataaaagaagaaaaagaaatcttAAATCTGTtagatttaataaaaatcaactcctgggacatgaaagtgccctaagttaaagaaacacccatagaTGTTTGTAAATATGACCAATAAGGAAAATTGTTTCAAGGCTGTGGGAAGTTGTAACATTTTTATGAACAGTTATTAGAACAAGCTGTTAGAGTACAAGTTTTCCTGTTTAGATGAAATGTGTCCTAATCATTTGGTTATATTTTCATGTGCTTTTCTCAGGAGCAATTTAAGGTGGACCCAGAGGGTGGCCTAACTAACATCCGCTACAAGGTGGAGTCCAGACAGGAACTGACCATAAGTGGAGCTCCATGTACTGTCATCAGCACGTCTCTGGAGTGTGACCTCAGCCAGACCCCATGGTGCCAATTCAGCTAATATGCCTCAGCAGGATCTGTAAAGCCAGAATTGTACCGATTCTCCCTCTGCTGTGGCAGGACAGCTTTGACAGATTATTTGTGCGGGTCACACTTGAAATATCACCCTGATCGTCGTACCAAAAGGACTTGAATTGGTGATTACGTTAGGGGAAATGACAGAGACTCTGAGGTTTTGTTTTTATAGGTCCGTGTTATTTACTTCGTCCATGATGAAGCGCTGCCTGTATAACTGCCTTGACTTGCCTCATTTTTTACTGAACTGTAGACCAGTGTCAGGTACTGCACTGAGTTTGCATCAGCATCATGTCAGTCTTTTAATGatgtattttataatattttattagcaGTGGCCTGTTTATGGACTGTTTCTCATAGTGCAATTGTGAGTTTTTGCTCAGCCCTGTCTTAACAGAATTCAACTTTCTTTTTGCTTGAATTCAGAAACTACAGAATTATTTCCTGGATACTTGGTGTCTTGAAAAAGGACAATATTATTGTATAAAACATGGGTTTAAGGGTACTTTGTATTTGCGCATTAttcagtatttatatatataaaaaagtctcCTAATTTGCTTTTGTCTTTTTACTTTATGTTTGTAATTCAGAATGCATTGAATGCTGTTACAGGCAGCTTGCATCCACAGGACTGTATAGAGATTCCAAAAGCTATAGCCAAAAACATGAACGTATTTCAGTGCAACAGATAATACAGTTCTGACATCACATCtttcttgtttttattagcaaaTTTGGTAATGGCTGAACATAAACTGTGAATCAGTACTCTGTCCAAACAGCAATATGTTTATGTAATATATTATGTTTGCTGTGGCAATAAACTGCTTGACAACTGCATAGAGCTTGTTTACTAAAAATCAGGAAAATATGACACTAATGCAAAAATTTAATTCTCTGTTTTACAATACAGGGTACTTCACATTCACCAACAGAGCATTGTCCAAAGTAACAGTAAGTGTGTGAGAATAGAATTTTGTTTTGCTTGGTATTTAAGTATTTGTGTATGTTCTCTCCCTTTTTTGAAACGGTACAAGACTTCTGAATCATGATAACTGTTTGTCCATGTGGTTTTTAAGCTAGTGCTTAATTTCAGTGATGAAAATTTGATTATTAGCTACTGGTTTCCAGGTACCCTTGAAAAAATTACTAGGGAAACTATAGTTTCCCCCAAAATACCGTAGGTACTACAGTTAGTGTAACTAATGTAACAATGAGTTAATGTGGGACCTCCTTTAAATAGTGTAAAAAGCTTTTAGAATCTTTTAGTTTTTGTGTCTGGTGGCTAATGCAAAGCTATcagttttattatagtaacaAAAACTGTACAAACTGTATTTGGCCGAATTTATGATTACCATGGTAATCTTGGCCACTGCAGATTTCATGTTAGATTAAATTATTAGACCTCCTGAATGTGCACGAGCAGCATCAAAAACTTGAAGATGTTTTGTATAAAATTCACTAAATCCCTTTACCTCAGAACTCTGGTGACAAAGTAATCGATTTAGAGACCATAAACCTGAGTTGATATACCATGGCCTGTTCAGTTTCCTATTTATATttcgataacactttacaataaggttccatttgttaacatgacctgacaatgaacaatacttttacagcatttattaatcttggttaatgttaatttcagcatatatcaaatcaaaagttgtatttgttaacattagttaatgcactataaactctTGAACTAACAATtggattttttattaactaatattaacaaagattaataaatgctggtgaaaatatattgttaattgtttgttcatgacacctaatgtattaactaatggaaaattattgtaaaatgtttccaTATTTTTATGAGGCATCTGTAAAGAGATTAGTTACTTTGCCACTGTTTTCATCTCATCATTTAGTTCTGGAGCTGTTGACACAGAATATCCTAATGTAGCTGCaaatctcatgaatattaattgttATGTacagtaaaagattcttttaaattacttgttttgatcaacagtcataCTTAATGATtgattcaagcacccaaataaatatttcacataatatggtaatttcatttctacatctgcaactatcagtcttgggattttgttgatctgtagatgaatacatagatcagcaaTATGATTAAGAACATGTCTGTTAgatctagtggtaacttttt includes these proteins:
- the b4galt7 gene encoding beta-1,4-galactosyltransferase 7, with the translated sequence MMYSSRRKPVLYFKDDRSFLSRKCTVWKLFGLCIVFVLGSLLWVQLTCSGDMSQAVGYSHLPHQPCPMERQASSVDDPSWGPHKMALIVPFRERFEELLVFVPYMHAFLNKKKIRHKIFIINQVDRFRFNRASLINVGYMESDNDTDYIAMHDVDLLPQNEDLDYGFPDEGPFHVASPELHPLYHYKTYVGGILLLTKKHYQMCNGMSNRFWGWGREDDEFFRRLRTAELQLFRPKGITTGTKTFKHIHDPAWRKRDQKRIAAQKQEQFKVDPEGGLTNIRYKVESRQELTISGAPCTVISTSLECDLSQTPWCQFS